The Besnoitia besnoiti strain Bb-Ger1 chromosome Unknown contig00091, whole genome shotgun sequence genome includes a window with the following:
- a CDS encoding cytochrome b6 subfamily protein (encoded by transcript BESB_085920), protein MGCISILGSLVWAHHMMTVGLEVDTRAYFSAMTIMIAIPTGTKIFNWLGTYMASHTTTRTVDLWAALSFILLFTLGGTTGVVMGNAGMDIALHDTYYIVAHFHFVLSLGAVLATICGFIFYSRDMFGDTVNLFHVNTGASPYLSIWFVVFLGSILLIFIPMHILGFNVMPRRIPDYPDYLCYINTWCSIGSISTIVIILTMLC, encoded by the coding sequence atgggttgtatttctattctaggttccttagtatgggcacatcatatgatgacagtcggtctagaggtagataccagagcttatttctctgctatgactattatgattgcaattcctaccggtactaagattttcaactggttaggtacctatatggctagccatacaactacaagaactgtagatctatgggctgctcttagttttatcctattgtttactctaggtggtactacaggtgtagttatgggtaacgctggtatggatattgccctacatgatacatactatattgtagctcatttccatttcgtattatctcttggtgcagtactagctactatatgtggctttatcttctatagcagagatatgttcggagatactgtaaatctattccatgtaaataccggtgcttctccatatttaagcatctggtttgtagtcttcttaggtagtatcttattaattttcatccctatgcatatacttggtttcaacgttatgccaagaaggataccagattaccctgattatctttgttatattaatacatggtgttcaattggttctatatccacaatagttatcatcttaactatgctctgctaa